One Streptomyces sp. NBC_01217 genomic region harbors:
- a CDS encoding VWA domain-containing protein: protein MTSPERVPDRTPVPAAGDAAVAPDAGLERWRLILGSAAERHTGPLGAGNTGRDAALDWLYGRDPDLARRGVRRSGTAPRHGGDGPSAVTAVDWLDDIHHLFPKETIERLERDAVERYGIQEIVTDPAVLERVEPSPTLLRAVLRTKHLMNPQVLRLARRIVESVVKQLLARLRPEIRRAFHGTRSRKPSRVPLARDFDFRQTVRANLTHYQPAERRLLIERAHFHSRTQRQVTQWQLILLVDQSGSMAGSVIHSAVTAACLWGLPGLKTHLVAFDTQVVDLTSDVTDPVELLMRVQLGGGTDIARAVEYGAGLVENPRRTIVALVTDFYEGGDPYRLLRTVRALVEQGTTVLGLAALDEDANPEYDRELAGRLAAAGAHIGAMTPGRLAEFVAERLGR from the coding sequence ATGACCTCGCCCGAACGCGTACCCGACCGGACACCAGTGCCCGCGGCGGGCGACGCCGCCGTGGCACCCGATGCGGGGCTGGAGCGCTGGCGGCTGATCCTGGGCTCCGCCGCCGAACGGCACACCGGGCCGCTGGGTGCCGGCAACACCGGCCGGGATGCCGCGCTCGACTGGCTCTACGGCCGCGACCCGGACCTCGCCAGGCGCGGGGTGCGCCGCTCCGGCACCGCCCCTCGGCACGGCGGTGACGGCCCGTCCGCGGTGACCGCGGTCGACTGGCTCGACGACATCCACCACCTCTTCCCGAAGGAGACCATCGAGCGCCTGGAGCGGGACGCCGTCGAGCGGTACGGCATCCAGGAGATCGTCACCGACCCCGCCGTGCTGGAGCGGGTCGAGCCGAGCCCGACGCTGCTGCGGGCGGTGCTGCGCACCAAGCATCTGATGAACCCACAGGTGCTGCGGCTGGCCCGGCGCATCGTCGAGTCGGTGGTGAAACAGCTCCTGGCCAGGCTCCGGCCGGAGATCCGCCGGGCGTTCCACGGCACCCGCTCCCGCAAACCCAGCCGGGTGCCGCTGGCGAGGGACTTCGACTTCCGGCAGACCGTACGGGCCAACCTCACCCACTACCAGCCGGCCGAGCGGCGCCTGCTCATCGAGCGCGCCCACTTCCACTCCCGTACGCAACGCCAAGTCACGCAGTGGCAGCTGATCCTGCTGGTCGACCAGTCGGGCTCGATGGCCGGATCGGTGATCCACTCGGCGGTGACCGCCGCGTGTCTGTGGGGCCTGCCCGGCCTCAAGACGCATCTGGTCGCCTTCGACACCCAGGTGGTGGACCTGACCTCCGATGTGACCGATCCGGTGGAGCTGCTGATGCGGGTCCAGCTGGGCGGCGGCACCGACATCGCACGGGCCGTGGAGTACGGCGCGGGTCTGGTGGAGAATCCGCGGCGCACCATCGTCGCGCTGGTCACCGACTTCTACGAGGGCGGCGACCCCTACCGGCTGCTGCGCACGGTGCGGGCGCTGGTGGAGCAGGGCACCACCGTGCTGGGGCTGGCCGCGCTCGACGAGGACGCCAACCCGGAGTACGACCGTGAGCTGGCGGGGCGGCTCGCCGCGGCCGGGGCACACATCGGGGCGATGACACCGGGCCGCCTCGCCGAGTTCGTCGCCGAAAGGCTGGGCCGATGA
- a CDS encoding cytochrome P450: protein MTSPFHYEPGAAQGPVPPPECPAHGLGIGPGGLRRFYGPEAERDPHGLYDKLRAEHGTVAPVLLHGDVPAWLVLGHSENLHMTRTPSQFSRDSRRWRALQDGTVAPDHPLAPIFTWQPICVFADGATHERQRGAVTDSMARIDHRGVRRHVNRYSNRLVNEFCQNGRVDLVSRFAERLPMMVMCAILGMPEEYNDRMVQAARDMTRGTATAVASNAYVLDALTRLVQRRRREPADDFATWLVEHPAGMNDQEVSEHLRLILIASYEATANLIANVLRMVLTDPRFRARLSGGHMTVPEAVEQTLWDEPPFTAVFGRWAVGDTELGGKQIKAGDALIVGIAPGNTDPMVRPDLGADMEGNRAHLAFSGGPHECPGQDIGRAIADVGVDALLMRLPDLELAVEESELSWVGNIMGRHLVELPADFAARAPQDDKEPPSMGRPNVPRQDWEVQSTARHTAPTPGRASGQAPAPAATSVTGAAGATYTVTVTDQSAPAPAGNSAVGRIPQQRGTSAPARLWRTVSRWWSGN, encoded by the coding sequence GTGACAAGCCCATTCCACTACGAGCCCGGAGCGGCCCAGGGGCCGGTTCCGCCCCCCGAGTGCCCCGCCCACGGCCTCGGTATCGGCCCCGGCGGCCTGCGCCGGTTCTACGGCCCGGAGGCCGAGCGGGACCCCCACGGGCTGTACGACAAGCTGCGCGCCGAGCACGGCACCGTGGCCCCCGTACTGCTGCACGGAGACGTACCCGCCTGGCTGGTCCTCGGGCACAGCGAGAACCTCCACATGACCCGTACCCCCTCGCAGTTCTCCCGGGACTCCCGGCGGTGGCGGGCCCTGCAGGACGGCACGGTCGCCCCGGACCACCCGCTGGCGCCGATCTTCACCTGGCAGCCGATCTGTGTCTTCGCCGACGGCGCCACCCATGAGCGCCAGCGCGGCGCGGTCACCGACAGCATGGCGCGCATCGACCACCGCGGCGTGCGCCGCCATGTCAACCGCTACAGCAACCGGCTCGTGAACGAGTTCTGCCAGAACGGCCGGGTCGACCTGGTCAGCCGGTTCGCCGAGCGGCTGCCGATGATGGTGATGTGCGCGATCCTCGGCATGCCCGAGGAGTACAACGACCGGATGGTGCAGGCCGCCCGCGACATGACGCGCGGCACGGCGACCGCGGTCGCGAGCAACGCGTACGTCCTGGATGCGCTGACCCGGCTCGTCCAGCGACGTCGGCGCGAACCCGCGGACGACTTCGCCACCTGGCTCGTCGAGCATCCGGCGGGGATGAACGACCAGGAGGTCAGCGAGCATCTGCGGCTGATCCTCATCGCCTCCTACGAGGCGACCGCCAACCTGATCGCCAACGTCCTGCGCATGGTGCTCACCGACCCCCGCTTCCGGGCCAGGCTCAGCGGTGGCCACATGACGGTGCCCGAAGCGGTCGAGCAGACCCTGTGGGACGAACCGCCGTTCACCGCGGTCTTCGGCCGCTGGGCGGTCGGCGACACCGAACTGGGCGGCAAGCAGATCAAGGCGGGCGACGCGCTGATCGTCGGCATCGCACCGGGCAACACCGATCCGATGGTACGGCCCGACCTGGGCGCCGACATGGAGGGCAACCGCGCCCACCTCGCGTTCAGCGGCGGCCCCCACGAGTGCCCCGGGCAGGACATCGGGCGCGCCATCGCGGACGTCGGGGTCGACGCCCTGCTGATGAGGCTTCCCGACCTCGAACTCGCCGTCGAGGAGAGCGAGCTGAGCTGGGTCGGGAACATCATGGGCCGGCATCTGGTGGAGCTTCCCGCGGACTTCGCCGCGCGTGCGCCGCAGGACGACAAGGAACCTCCGTCCATGGGGAGGCCCAACGTGCCGCGCCAGGACTGGGAGGTGCAGTCCACTGCCCGGCACACCGCGCCCACGCCCGGACGCGCCTCCGGCCAGGCCCCGGCACCCGCCGCGACGAGCGTGACCGGTGCGGCCGGTGCGACGTACACCGTGACGGTCACCGACCAGTCCGCGCCCGCGCCCGCCGGGAACTCCGCCGTCGGCCGGATTCCGCAGCAGCGAGGGACCTCCGCACCGGCGAGGCTGTGGCGGACCGTTTCGCGCTGGTGGAGCGGCAACTGA
- a CDS encoding 6-phospho-beta-glucosidase yields MKLTILGGGGFRVPLVYGALLADHAEGRVSAVTLYDTDADRLTAIARVLGEQAANVADAPAVTATTDLDDALRGADFVFSAIRVGGLEGRAADERVALDEGVLGQETVGAGGIAYGLRTVPVAVDLAQRIARLAPNAWVINFTNPAGLVTEAMSRHLGDRVIGICDSPVGLGRRIARVLGADPDRARIDYVGLNHLGWVRGLRVDGRDELPRLLADPELLGSFEEGRLFGTDWLRSLGAVPNEYLHYYYFNREAVRAYQDAEQTRGAFLREQQEGFYARVKDPGAPALPAWDRTRAEREATYMSENRDVAGVGEREESDLESGGYEQVALALMRAVARNERTSLILNVRNRTTLSVLDADAVIEVPCLVDANGARPVAVDPLPYHAVGLVTAVKAVERAVLDAAESGSRATAVKAFALHPLVDSVTVAGRLLDGYLKAHPRLAYLNRP; encoded by the coding sequence GTGAAGCTGACAATTCTGGGCGGCGGCGGATTCCGGGTTCCACTCGTGTACGGGGCGCTGCTCGCCGATCACGCCGAGGGCCGCGTGTCCGCGGTCACCCTCTACGACACCGACGCCGACCGGCTCACCGCCATCGCCCGGGTGCTCGGCGAACAGGCCGCGAACGTTGCGGACGCGCCCGCCGTCACCGCCACCACCGACCTCGACGACGCACTGCGCGGCGCCGACTTCGTCTTCTCGGCGATCCGCGTCGGCGGCCTCGAAGGACGGGCCGCCGACGAACGCGTCGCCCTCGACGAAGGTGTGCTCGGCCAGGAGACGGTCGGGGCGGGCGGCATCGCGTACGGGCTGCGCACCGTGCCCGTCGCCGTCGACCTCGCACAGCGCATCGCCCGGCTCGCCCCGAACGCCTGGGTCATCAACTTCACCAACCCGGCAGGCCTGGTCACCGAGGCCATGTCCCGTCACCTGGGTGACCGGGTCATCGGCATCTGCGACTCACCGGTGGGCCTCGGCCGCCGTATCGCCCGGGTGCTCGGCGCCGACCCCGACCGGGCCAGGATCGACTACGTGGGCCTCAACCATCTGGGCTGGGTCCGCGGACTGCGGGTCGACGGCCGCGACGAACTCCCGCGGCTGCTCGCGGACCCGGAGCTCCTCGGCTCCTTCGAGGAGGGCAGACTCTTCGGCACCGACTGGCTGCGGTCATTGGGCGCCGTCCCCAACGAGTATCTGCACTACTACTACTTCAACCGCGAAGCGGTACGCGCCTACCAGGACGCCGAGCAGACCCGAGGTGCCTTTCTCCGCGAACAGCAGGAGGGCTTCTACGCCCGGGTGAAGGACCCGGGCGCCCCTGCGCTGCCGGCCTGGGACCGCACCCGCGCCGAACGCGAGGCCACCTACATGTCGGAGAACCGGGACGTCGCCGGGGTCGGCGAGCGGGAGGAGAGCGATCTGGAGTCCGGCGGCTACGAGCAGGTGGCGCTCGCCCTCATGCGGGCCGTCGCCCGCAACGAACGGACCTCTCTCATCCTCAACGTCCGCAATCGCACGACGCTTTCCGTGCTCGACGCGGACGCCGTCATCGAGGTGCCGTGCCTGGTCGACGCGAACGGCGCCCGTCCCGTCGCCGTCGACCCGCTTCCGTATCACGCCGTCGGTCTGGTCACAGCCGTCAAGGCCGTCGAGCGCGCGGTCTTGGACGCGGCGGAGAGCGGCTCACGCGCCACCGCCGTGAAGGCCTTCGCGCTGCACCCGCTGGTCGACTCGGTGACCGTGGCCGGACGCCTCCTCGACGGGTACCTGAAGGCCCATCCCCGGCTCGCCTATCTGAACCGGCCCTAG
- a CDS encoding AAA family ATPase: MTVRNDTRIEAPGGGPAPVQRPPAEVRYAEELTALRAEDRDPRPPGWELSLRAARRFVIGDTEAGISRKFVGNPSLVDRALVTLATSRGLMLVGEPGTAKSLLSELIAAAVSGDSTLTVQGGAATTEDQIKYGWNYALLVAEGPSTRSLVPAPMLRGMAEGRLVRFEEITRCPLEVQDSLLSLLSERVVAIPELTGPDGMVFARQGFNVIATANTRDRGVNEMSAALKRRFNFETVFPIPDLDTELALVEAEVTTLLRRSGVEPPPDRDVLEVLVGTFRELRAGVGEKGGPGGGADRPSAVMSTAEAVSVAHAVGVRGWFLRGEPGSAADVVACLAGTAAKDSPEDLARLRRYLEQQVPRRRSPAWQALYDARHLLAD; the protein is encoded by the coding sequence ATGACCGTACGGAACGACACGCGCATCGAGGCACCGGGCGGCGGCCCGGCTCCGGTGCAGCGGCCACCGGCCGAGGTGCGGTACGCCGAGGAGCTGACGGCTCTGCGGGCCGAGGACCGTGATCCGCGGCCCCCGGGCTGGGAGTTGAGCCTGCGTGCGGCGCGCCGCTTCGTCATCGGTGACACGGAGGCGGGGATCAGCCGGAAGTTCGTCGGCAATCCCTCGCTGGTGGACCGGGCGCTGGTGACGCTGGCGACGAGCCGCGGGCTGATGCTGGTCGGGGAGCCGGGCACCGCCAAGTCGCTGCTGTCCGAGCTGATCGCGGCCGCGGTCAGCGGGGACTCGACGCTGACGGTGCAGGGCGGCGCGGCCACCACCGAGGACCAGATCAAGTACGGCTGGAATTACGCACTGCTGGTCGCCGAGGGGCCCTCCACCCGCTCGCTGGTACCGGCTCCGATGCTGCGCGGCATGGCGGAGGGCAGGCTCGTGCGCTTCGAGGAGATCACCCGCTGTCCGCTGGAGGTACAGGACTCACTGCTGTCGCTGCTGTCCGAGCGGGTGGTGGCGATCCCCGAGCTGACCGGTCCTGACGGCATGGTCTTCGCCCGGCAGGGTTTCAATGTCATCGCGACGGCCAACACCCGGGACCGGGGTGTCAATGAGATGAGTGCGGCGCTCAAGCGGCGCTTCAACTTCGAGACCGTGTTCCCGATCCCCGACCTGGACACCGAACTGGCCCTTGTCGAGGCGGAGGTCACCACCCTGCTGCGGCGTTCGGGGGTGGAGCCGCCGCCCGACCGGGATGTGCTGGAGGTCCTGGTCGGTACGTTCCGGGAGCTGCGTGCGGGGGTCGGTGAGAAGGGCGGGCCCGGTGGGGGTGCGGACCGTCCCTCCGCGGTGATGAGTACGGCGGAGGCCGTCTCGGTCGCCCATGCGGTGGGTGTGCGCGGCTGGTTCCTGCGCGGCGAGCCGGGCAGTGCCGCCGATGTGGTGGCGTGTCTGGCGGGGACGGCGGCGAAGGACAGCCCGGAGGACCTGGCCCGGCTGCGCCGCTATCTGGAGCAGCAGGTGCCGCGTCGGCGCAGCCCGGCGTGGCAGGCCCTGTACGACGCACGTCATCTGCTGGCCGACTGA
- a CDS encoding DUF5682 family protein has protein sequence MSAVFLGVRHHSPACARLVERTVEELRPAQVLIEGPAEMNGRLDELLLGHELPVAVFSHYRDGQRSATSWAPLCDYSPEWVALRAGRAAGAEVRFIDLPAWHPAFAERTNRYADAEVRYAEATERLCRHFAVDSSDALWDRLFEVEPDEGLGERLDAYFALVRGDAEADAGDRARETYMAAWVRAALALAGDRPVLVVTGGFHQPALRTLTETAAESGDGWARGTDGWPEVPAPPDGAMAGSFLVPYSFRQLDAFAGYQSGMPSPGYYQQVWEEGPGSAANGLLRVVVERLRARRFPVSTADLIAARSLAQGLTALRGHPRPARIDVLDGLAGALITDDLDRPLPWTSRGTLMTGAHPAVVEMVAACSGDRTGRLHPGTPAPPLVHDVAAQLAALALDGGPEASYRLDLTDVTGLERSQVLHRLRVLGIPGHGRTAGPEHGVDPVFTERWEAQSVSGREAALVEAGAYGATLAEAAAAVLTERTRGSAVEADDLARVLFDAVLCGMDGFSEQLLGELASGVGGLKEAGPLGDILSTALGLWRHDRVFGVARGPLLAAVIDGATERLLWLLEGARGASGVDFPRLRAVVAVRDALLHAPELLSVTRETAAAIAWRISGDPEAPVDLRGAAFGLHRSLVGLPGGSGDPAGAVRAVATAGADALGDWLAGLFALARDEVTGVVGHEGGGGGGDGTQSLIDVLDGLVRALPDDDFLSGLPALRQAFAFFPPRERERIAGRLLERRGVRGSSRSLLRTTEDPLLIARARALEESVSRLLARYDLGATR, from the coding sequence ATGTCCGCCGTGTTCCTGGGGGTGCGTCACCACTCCCCCGCCTGCGCACGGCTCGTCGAGCGGACCGTCGAGGAACTCCGGCCCGCCCAGGTGCTGATCGAGGGTCCGGCCGAGATGAACGGACGGCTGGACGAGCTGCTGCTCGGCCACGAGCTGCCGGTCGCGGTGTTCAGCCACTACCGCGACGGGCAGCGGTCCGCGACGTCCTGGGCGCCGCTGTGCGACTACTCGCCGGAGTGGGTCGCGCTGCGGGCGGGGCGGGCGGCCGGGGCGGAGGTCCGCTTCATCGATCTGCCGGCCTGGCATCCGGCGTTCGCCGAGCGCACCAACCGCTATGCCGATGCGGAGGTCCGCTACGCGGAGGCGACGGAGCGGCTGTGCCGGCACTTCGCGGTGGACTCCTCGGACGCCCTGTGGGACCGGCTGTTCGAGGTCGAACCCGACGAAGGTCTCGGCGAACGGCTCGATGCGTACTTCGCGCTGGTGCGCGGTGACGCGGAGGCCGATGCGGGCGACCGGGCGCGCGAGACGTACATGGCGGCGTGGGTCCGGGCGGCTCTCGCCCTGGCCGGGGACCGGCCGGTGCTGGTGGTGACCGGCGGCTTCCATCAGCCCGCGCTCCGTACGCTCACCGAAACCGCTGCGGAGAGCGGCGACGGCTGGGCACGGGGCACGGACGGGTGGCCCGAGGTGCCCGCCCCGCCGGACGGGGCCATGGCCGGGAGTTTCCTCGTGCCGTACTCCTTCCGGCAGTTGGACGCCTTCGCCGGGTACCAGTCGGGGATGCCTTCGCCCGGCTACTACCAGCAGGTGTGGGAGGAGGGCCCCGGGTCCGCGGCAAACGGCCTGCTGCGGGTGGTCGTCGAGCGGTTGCGGGCGCGCAGGTTCCCGGTGTCCACCGCCGATCTGATCGCCGCGCGCAGTCTGGCCCAGGGGCTCACGGCGCTGCGCGGTCATCCGCGCCCCGCCAGGATCGATGTACTGGACGGTCTCGCGGGCGCCCTGATCACGGACGACCTGGACCGCCCGCTCCCGTGGACGAGCCGGGGCACGCTGATGACGGGTGCCCACCCGGCGGTCGTCGAGATGGTGGCGGCCTGCAGCGGTGACCGCACCGGGCGCCTCCATCCCGGCACCCCGGCGCCGCCCCTGGTGCACGATGTGGCGGCGCAGCTGGCCGCACTGGCGCTCGACGGCGGCCCCGAAGCCTCATACCGCCTCGATCTCACGGATGTCACCGGTCTGGAGCGCAGCCAGGTGCTCCACCGACTGCGGGTGCTGGGCATCCCCGGGCACGGGCGGACCGCCGGTCCCGAGCACGGAGTCGACCCCGTCTTCACGGAACGCTGGGAGGCGCAGTCCGTGTCGGGGCGCGAGGCGGCGCTGGTGGAGGCGGGGGCGTACGGCGCGACTCTCGCGGAGGCGGCGGCGGCTGTGCTCACCGAGCGGACGCGGGGTTCCGCGGTGGAGGCCGATGACCTGGCCCGGGTGCTGTTCGACGCCGTGCTGTGCGGGATGGACGGGTTCTCGGAGCAACTGCTCGGTGAACTGGCCTCCGGTGTCGGCGGGTTGAAGGAGGCCGGACCGCTCGGGGACATACTCTCCACGGCCCTCGGGCTGTGGCGGCACGACCGGGTGTTCGGGGTGGCGCGCGGTCCGCTGCTCGCCGCGGTGATCGACGGGGCGACGGAGCGGCTGCTGTGGCTTTTGGAGGGGGCGCGCGGCGCCTCGGGGGTGGACTTCCCCCGTCTGCGGGCCGTGGTCGCGGTGCGGGACGCGCTGCTGCACGCACCGGAGTTGCTCTCCGTCACACGGGAGACGGCGGCCGCGATCGCATGGCGGATCAGCGGCGATCCGGAGGCACCGGTCGATCTGCGTGGGGCCGCGTTCGGACTGCACCGGAGCCTGGTTGGGCTCCCGGGCGGCTCCGGCGATCCGGCCGGGGCGGTGCGTGCGGTGGCGACGGCCGGTGCGGATGCGCTCGGCGACTGGCTGGCCGGACTGTTCGCGCTCGCCCGCGACGAGGTGACGGGCGTGGTGGGGCACGAGGGCGGGGGCGGAGGCGGCGATGGCACGCAGTCGCTGATCGATGTGCTGGACGGCCTGGTCCGTGCGCTGCCCGACGACGATTTCCTGTCGGGTCTGCCCGCACTGCGTCAGGCCTTCGCGTTCTTCCCGCCACGCGAACGCGAGCGGATCGCCGGACGCCTGTTGGAACGGCGCGGGGTGCGCGGGTCTTCGCGTTCCCTGCTGCGGACCACCGAGGACCCGCTGCTGATCGCCCGGGCCCGCGCCCTGGAGGAGTCCGTGTCCCGACTGCTGGCCCGCTACGACCTGGGAGCCACCCGATGA